The DNA region TAGCTTGATCAGTCGGATGTGAGTGGATGCGTTTGGGAGTGGGATGTGGGTATAAGGGTGGATCATCGCCTCCTCATGAATATTAGATTGTAGGTTGGCATCGTGAGTTGGCTTCATTGTGGGATGTCAGAGACTGTCATCGTGGCTTGGCCTGACGAGATGAAACTATCAGTGCGGAGCTTGGGGCTGGTCCAAGTTCTATCGACAAGTGTTGTCAGTCCGATCCGAACCACCGAGAAAGGGTGACCAATGAGCAACGTCGATAACAGCCTAGATTTCTTCCCTCACCCCGCATTGGCTCGCTGCGCCTCACACCGCAAACCTTCACCTTTGACCTCAACAGCTATGGCTTCATTACCACCATACCAGTACCAACCGCTCGACCTCGATGCCGACTCGATCCGTCTCGTCCGACTATGCAAAGGATTGTCCAATGAGCAGATCCActgcgagcttctcgagaccTACGTTCATGCCTCCAAAGGCGTCCCATACGAAGCACTCTCGTACACATGGGGAACCATAGATCGCGAGGAATCCATCATTGTTGGCCGCAATTCAACCTTGCAGGTGACGGAGAACCTGTATACCGCCCTTGTGAACCTCAGACACCCACATACTGATAGGTTATTGTGGATTGATGCGATATGCATCGATCAAAACAATGACAAGGAACGGGGCCACCAGGTTGGTCAAATGAGGAAAATCTATCAGAATGCCGAGGAGGTCCTTGTGTGGCTGGGTCCCGGAAGAACTGCTGAAGCACAGTTGGCCATGAAGTTCCTGGAAGAAGTCAATGAACAGCTTTCGGCAACTGACCAACTGTGGAGCTGGAAACTTCGTCGAGAAAATTGGAGGTCAGAATTGAATTGGCGGAAAAGGAAGAAGTTTTTGGAGCGGCTTCCAGACACGACATTGGCAGAGTACCGGGGAGCTTTGGAGGGCCTGCTTGCGAGTCCTTGGTTTAGACGCGTCTGGATCATTCAGGAGGTTGCCTGCTCAAAGAAGGCCAGAATTATGTGTGGCCGAAAGAGCATACCATCGAGGACGTTTGCTATTGCGCCAGAGTTTCTCAATTCCGCGGTCGATGATCATGTGCAGGCAATCCTTGATGTGATGCCGGGCTTCCGAAGATCTGAATCGTGGTGGAGTCACACTCGGACTCTGGGAATTCTCTTACGGAAATTCAGAGACAGTCAGGCGACTGACATTCGAGACAAAGTCTTTGCGCTACTTGGTATGGCGCCGGACGCAGAAGCCGAGATCACGCCAGACTATGAAACGGATACCCGGCAGATTGTCCAAAAAACAGCCTCCTTTCTTGTATTCGGGAAGGTTGTTGATAAGAAAACATACGAGTTTCCGTTGTGGTCATTGCGTGAGCTGCCTGAGAAGACGGATGAGATGGTCGAAGAAGCGCTTCACAGAATGAtgagcggaggagggatcTTATCAACCGATGTCTGGATACATGTTCCCGTCAGCCTTGATCCTGCCGACTTGCTAAACGGTTGGAATACTCGTGGCGAGTATGGCCAGTATAGCACGGGCTTTGTGCGATGGAACGATCAGCAAATCCTAATGAAGCTTGCGAGATTCGTTTTTCGAGAGGCATTAGACACTCTCGCTTTGCTAGGGCCCGAACCTAACCTTGGCCAAAAAGCGTTTCGACCGTCAGTGTCACTAGCTGTATGCCTGGCAGCCCAGTATCAGCAATGGAAGGTTGTGAAGTTGCTGATCGGGTATCCGACAGCTGTTCGAAAGTCGGATATGGACAGCCTTGAATCGCCGGGGCTGACAAGAGCTATCTGGATGGCAGCTTGGAAGCGTCACTTGAAGATGATACGCCTGATCAAATATGGCGTGGACCTCGATGCAAAGTGG from Podospora pseudocomata strain CBS 415.72m chromosome 3, whole genome shotgun sequence includes:
- a CDS encoding hypothetical protein (COG:S; EggNog:ENOG503P5U0); the protein is MSNVDNSLDFFPHPALARCASHRKPSPLTSTAMASLPPYQYQPLDLDADSIRLVRLCKGLSNEQIHCELLETYVHASKGVPYEALSYTWGTIDREESIIVGRNSTLQVTENLYTALVNLRHPHTDRLLWIDAICIDQNNDKERGHQVGQMRKIYQNAEEVLVWLGPGRTAEAQLAMKFLEEVNEQLSATDQLWSWKLRRENWRSELNWRKRKKFLERLPDTTLAEYRGALEGLLASPWFRRVWIIQEVACSKKARIMCGRKSIPSRTFAIAPEFLNSAVDDHVQAILDVMPGFRRSESWWSHTRTLGILLRKFRDSQATDIRDKVFALLGMAPDAEAEITPDYETDTRQIVQKTASFLVFGKVVDKKTYEFPLWSLRELPEKTDEMVEEALHRMMSGGGILSTDVWIHVPVSLDPADLLNGWNTRGEYGQYSTGFVRWNDQQILMKLARFVFREALDTLALLGPEPNLGQKAFRPSVSLAVCLAAQYQQWKVVKLLIGYPTAVRKSDMDSLESPGLTRAIWMAAWKRHLKMIRLIKYGVDLDAKWEHGDLERADAIDLFNALVVVDGASDSALPEFDDSGTNLIGWWHIYVREVKIMELLAARGVPLDQILAFPSRKNWVSNAPRIVETFIMHGMEIGPVCKALCKASGVGVVDGYED